GGTGCAGATCAGCGCGGGGTTCAGCCGCACCTTTGGTTGGCCGATGTTGGTCGGCCGCGACTTTCTGGCCGCCGAGGATGTTCCTGGCGGCGAAGCGATTGCCATCATCAGTGAACGGCTTTGGCGCGACGCGTTTCAGGCCCGCGAGGATGTGGTGGGTCGAGAGGTTTTGATTGATCGCACGCCGCACCGGATCGTCGGAGTCGTGGGTGCGCAGGCGGACCTGTATGGCGAAACCGATGTCTTTCGGCCGCTCCGTCCCGACGCCAGCGCTGGGGATCGTGACAATCACTGGCTCACGGTGGTCGGGAAGCTGAAACCCGGCGTCACGGTCGCGCAAGCCGAGGCGGAAATCGATCTGATCGCGGCCAGTCTGCGTGCCCAATATCCGGATACAATGAAGGGTTGGGATGCCCACCTCGAATTGTTGGCCGATCAACTTATTCCGCCGGCTTGGCGGCAGGGGCTGAACTTGTTGCTCGGCGCGGTGGGTCTCTTACTCCTGATCGCCTGTGCCAACGTGGCCAACCTGCTGCTTTCGCGCAGTCTGATGCGTGAGCGCGAGCTCGCCATCCGCACCTCGCTCGGCGCCACCCGCGGTCAGTTGGCGCGGCAGCTTCTCAGTGAAACCTTCGTATTGGCCGCCGCCGGTGCAGTGCTCGGAGTGGTGCTGGCTTACTGGGGGCTGGAGGCTGTGCGGGCACTCGCCCCCAGCGATCTGCCGCGCATCGATGAGATCGCGATCAGTGGCCCGTCCCTCGCCTTTGCCGGCTGCGCCTGCGTCGCCTGCACCTTGATCGCGGGTCTGCTGCCGGCCCTGAAAGGCTCCCAAACCACTCCCGCCCCCAACCTCGGCGGCACGGCCAAGGCGGCCGGTGGCACGCTGCAACGCAGCCGTTTGCGCGACACGCTCGTGGTGGTGCAGGTCGCCCTCTCCCTCACCTTGCTCGTGGGCTCAGGCCTCGTGTTGCGCAGTTTCGCTCGACTGAGTCAGGTGGATCCGGGCTTTGATGCGTCCGGGGTGCTGACCTTCCAGATCGCGCCTGACGAGGCGACATATCGCACTGGCGCCGACATGGTCAGTCTCTTCGAGCGCCTGCATGACAAGCTGTCGGCTCTTCCCGGCGTCACTGGCGTCGCCCAAACCAGTGGGCTGCCGTTTGGCGATGGCCGCACCAGCCTGAATGTGTTCCCGGTTGATCCAGCAGCCGTGCCCGCCGAGGAATCGGTGCAGGCCTCGTGGCGTATCGTCGACGCCGACTATTTTGACGTGCTGCGTATTCCGCTGACCGAAGGACGAGCGTTCACGGCTCGCGACAATGACTGGGAGGCACCGACCATCATCATCAGTCGTCGCTTGGCCGAACGCTTCTGGCCGGGCCAAAGTGCGCTCGGCAAACGCGTGAACCCCGGCGGAGGCGACGCCCACTACACTGTGGTCGGCGTGGCGGAGGACATTCGACTCCGCGACCTATCCGGTGCCTCCGAGAACCCTCAGATGTATTTCCCAACGCCCCTTTGGGCGGGCTGGCGCCACCAGTCATTTGCCGTGCGCACGGTCGTGCCTCCCGAAACGCTGGGCAACGCGGTGCAGGATGCGGTGCGCACGATCGACCCGGCTCAACCCATCTTCGGCCTCAACACGCTGGCCTCGCTCGCTCAACGCGACCTGAGGCTACCGCGCCTGAGTGCGTGGCTACTGAGCATCTTCGCGACACTCGCGCTGTTGCTGGCCGCCATCGGACTCTACGCTGTGATGAGCACGGCCGTGGCGCAACGCACGCGGGAGATTGGCGTGCGCATGGCGCTCGGCGCCCAACGCCGCGCCGTAGTGGCTATGGTGCTCAGTCATGGTGGCCGCTTGGTGGTGCTCGGCACGGTGGCAGGGCTGTTGCTCTCAATGGGAGCGGCTCGGGCGCTGTCCGCCGGCCTCTATGGTTCGCCGACGTTCGATTTGGTGGTCTTCGGCGTCGCCGCGTTGGTGCTCGTCGGCACGGCCGCGCTGTCGTTGCTGCTGCCGGCTCGACGCGCGGCGGGAGTCGATCCGGTGGTGGCGTTGCGCAGTGAGTAAGCAGATCGCGCCGCGCCGTATGCGCTGATCATTGTAAGTCGTTGGCACTTCCTACTGTCCGCGCGGGTTAACTGCATGGACAGTCCACCCCGGGCTTGTTTCCGGACGACGTCCGACTGATAAACGCGCTCCCCGATCGTCGCGGACTGCTCCGGCGGCGTTTCCCTGAAGCCCCCTACCCGCTCCTAGTCTATGGCTGCTGAACCCACTACCCCCGACGTGGTTGAATACGAACGTGAACCCGTGCCCGCGCACGCTCAGAAAGGCCCTCGCTCCTTCTGGGGCATGTATGCGGGTGAGCACACCGCCGGCACCGAGTTTATGATCGGTCCGCTTTTCATCGCCTGGGGCGTCGGCGCCAAAGACCTCTTGCTTGGCTTGCTCGTCGGCAATCTCGTCGCGGTGCTCTTCTGGCGTTTCCTCACCGCGGAGATCGCGACCGGGCTGCGCGAAACCCTTTATTTCAAACTCGAGAAGATCTGCGGCCGGAGCCTCGTCTCGATCTACAACGTCGCCAACGGTATCCTCTTTTGTTTCCTCGCCGGCGCGATGGTGACCGTCTCCGCCACGGCGGTAGGCGTGCCTTTCCCCGGATTGGAAATGCCGAGCTTCGGTGATCTGTTGCCCTCCAGTTTCGCCTTCGCCGCCGTGTGTATCGTGGTTGGCGCGGTCATGACGGCGGTCGCCATTCGCGGCTACGGTGTCGTGGCCCGGGTCGGCGCCCTCGCCGCGCCGTGGATGTTTTTGATCTTCGTCGCCTGCGGCGTGGTGACGCTCAAACGCCTCGGCTCGGCCGATATCATGGCGCTGATGGAACCCGCTCCGGGCACCGATCGTGCGATCGGCTTCTGGGGCGTCGCGTTCTTCTCCGCCTTCTGCAACGCGGCCATGCACATCGGCATGTCTGACCTCTCGGTCCTGCGTTATGCGCGCAAGCCCTCCTCCGGTTGGGCGGCCGCTGCCGGCATGTATCTCGGCCACTATGTCGCTTGGGTCTGTGCCGCGCTGCTGCTGGTGTATTGGACGCGGGCTCGCGGGGCCGATCCGGCCTCCGGCGTGCCGGCGGGCATCATGGTTTATGACGCGGTCGGCTGGGCGGGCACGATCTGCGTGATCATTGCCGGTTGGACCACCGCCAACCCTACCATCTATCGTGCGGGTCTCGCGTTTCAGGGCGCCTTGCCCCGCGTGAGTCGGGCCCACGCGACTTTGTTGGCCGGAGCGGTCTGCACCGTGGCTGGCGTCTTCCCGGCCTTTGCGATGCAACTCATCGATTTTGTCGGTATCTACGGCACCATCCTGGCGCCCGTCGGTGCGGTGATCGTGGTCGACTACTTCCTCGCCAAACGCTGGGGCGTGCAGACGGATCCGGCGGTCGCGCGCGGCACACGGTTTAACACCGATGTATTGATTGCGTGGTTACTGCCGGTCGGCATCGGCCTGTGGCTTCACTTCGGCCAAGGCGTGCAAGCGCACTTCCTGCCGCTCCCGTGCTGGATCGCCTGCGGCCTGATCTACGCCTTCCTCACCAAACGTCATGCGTCGTCCGCGACGAACGTTCCGACCGCTGCCACCAACCTCTGATCCGACCGCCATGAAAGCCCTTGTGAATCTCGTTTCGATCCTCGCCCTCGTGGCCACCGCGGCGGCGCCGGTGTTGTATTTCAACGACAGCCTGAGTGAGGCCAGCATGCGCACCACCCTGGTCATCGCCATGGTCGCGTGGTTTGTCAGTGCCTGGTGGCGCGACCGTCAGAGTGCCGGTAGTTAAGGCGATCCCATTTCTGGGATTTTGACATCCCATGTTTGGGGCCGCGTTAGCCGGAAACCGGTTCCCCACCTAGCATTAGTCACTGCCTGACATCGTGTTAAGGCCACGCGCAACCCGTGGCACGTGCCTTGCAGGACGCGAGAGCAACCTATGCGTCTTGCTTTCCGCTCCCTGCTAAAATCCCCGGGCTTCACGGCTGTGGCGGTGCTCACCATCGCGATCGGCATCGGGGCCAACACCGTGTTGTTCAGCATCTTCAACACGGTGGTGCTGAGTCCGCTCGATTTCCCGCAGTCCGAACGTCTGGTGCGGGCCTGGATCGATGACCCGACGGGCACGTTCTCGGCTCCGGCATCCTCCTGGCCAAAGTATGAACGCTACCGCGATGAAGCGACCTCCTTCGATGGGATCGCCGCCTCCTCCTCACACAACGCCACCCTCACGGACCAAGGCGACGCCGAGCAACTCAACGGCCTCGCCGTCACCTCCAACTTCCTCACGGTGCATCGGCTGCCGGTGGCGCGCGGACGCGATTTTGTGGCGGCCGACGACGTGGTGGGTGGACCCAATCACATCATCATTTCCCACGAACTGTGGCAGAACCGCCTGAGCGGTCGCAGCGATGTCATCGGCACGATCCTCAACCTCAATGATGTGCCCAACGAGGTCATCGGCGTGCTGCCCCCCGCGCTGCCTTTCCCTTACAATCAGGTGCAGTATCTGGTGCCCCGCCCCGACGAACAGGCGGGCATTCCATTGCAACAAGTCCACCAAGGCGGAGCCATATACTTGCAGCTCACCGGTCGCCTGCGCGACGGAGTGAGCCTCGAGATGGCCGACGCCGAGCTGCATGCGCTTTCCGCGGGCTACAACGCCGATTTCCCGGAGCGCATGGACGCCAACAGCGATCACCTGCTGCGCTCCTTTGCCGACGAGCTGGTGGGCAACGTGCGCCCCACCTTCTACATGCTCCTGTCGGCCTGCGCGCTTGTGCTGTTGATCGCGTGCGCCAACATCGCCTCGCTCTTTCTTGGACGTCTCTCGGCCCGCCACAAAGAGATCGCGGTGCGCCTCTCCCTCGGCGCGTCACGACGGGAGATCATCCGTCAGTTTCTCACCGAGAGTTTGTTGTTTTCGCTCATCGCCGGCGCGCTCGGCGTGTTGCTCAGCCTCTGGACCATCTCCGCGGTGGGCAACCTGGCCGCCAACCAGCTCCCCCGCGCACACGAGATTGGCTTCGATGGCACGGCCCTGCTCTTCTCCTTGGGCGCCGCCCTCTGCACCGCCTTGCTCGTCGGCGTCGTGCCGGCGTGGCAAGCGTCCCGCGCCGACCTCACCGAAGCGTTGAAAGACACCGCCCGCTCCGGCGGTGGCGGCAACGCGGGGCGACGATTCCGCGCCACTCTCATCGTCGCGGAGGTCGCCCTGTCGGTCACGCTGCTGGTGGGTGCGGGACTATTGATGACAAGCTTCTGGAAGCTGCTCACCACGGATTCCGGTTTCAACGCCACGGGCGTCGCGTCGGCCGTGGTCACCCTGCCGCAGCAACGCTACGACACGCGCGAAAAACGCATCGCCTTCTACGACGCGTGGGCGGCCGAGTTGAAGCGCCAGCCCAGCGTCACCCACGCCTCTCCCATCATCGGGTTGCCGTTGTCGGGCTTCACCCCGATCTCGCCCTACATCATCGGCGGCGAGCCGGTGCTGCCGCCGGCACAACGTCCCTTGGTCGGATTTCGACTGGCCGGCGCGGACTACAAAGCACTGCTTGGCCTCACCCTACTCGAAGGCCGCTGGTTCAACGAAAACGACCGCGCGGACACGCCTCCGGTCATCGTCGTGAACGAGTCCTTTGCCCGGCGCCTCGCCCCCGGCGGCAGCGCCCTCGGCAAGACGGTGCTCACCGGCATGAACGCCGACGTCGTCAACGAGGTGGTCGGCGTGATCGCCGACGTGAAGAGCACCGGTCTGAATCAGGATGCACCGGAGGAGTTTTACTTCGCCACCAGTCAGCGCGCCAACAACACCATGGCCTTTGCCGCGCGCACCACCGGCGATCCGCAAGCCCTGCAATCGGCCATGCGCAGCGCGCTGCACGCCGTTGATCCCACCGTGGCGCTCTCATTCTTCCAAACCATGGAACAGCTCACGCTCAACTCGCTGGGCGTGCAGCGCGTGGCCGCGTGGCTTATCGGCTGTTTCTCCGGCATTGCCTTTCTGCTCGCGATCGTAGGGCTGTATTCAGTTCTCGCCTACAACGTGACCCAGCGCGCGAGCGAGATCGGTATCCGCATGGCGTTGGGCGCGCTGCCCGGTCAGGTCGTCACCATGATATTGCGCCAAGGCCTCTCTCTCGTCGCGACTGGCGTGGTGCTCGGGCTGATCGTCGCCGGCGTCGCCACCCAGTTGCTCGCCAGTCTGCTCTACGACATGGGCACCGTGCATCCCACCATCTACGCCGCGGTCGCCGCGAGCTTCGGCCTCGTGGCCGCCTTCGCCTGCCTGCTCCCTGCCCGCCGCGCCTCCAAGGTTGACCCCATGATCGCGCTGCGTGCGGAATGATCCACGCCCTTGCCCCTTTCTTCGATGATGCACGACCTCCGACTCGCCTTTCGCGCGCTCTTCAAATCCCCCGCCTTCACCTTTGTTGCGATCTCCACGCTCGCACTCTGCATCGGGGCCAACAGCGCGATCTTCAGCGTGGTCAACGCGGTCCTGCTGCGCCCGCTGCCTTATGCCGATTCCGACCGACTGGTGCAGGTCTACAACAGCTACCCCAAGAGCGATCTCGAATATGCCGGGGTCTCGATTCCCGACTACCTCGATCGCCGGGATCGGGCGCCGTCCATCGAAGATGCCGCCATCTACACCTGGGAGAGTTTTAACCTCGCCGGCGCGGAGCAACCCACCCGCACCCTCGGACTACGCGCCTCGCCGTCGCTCTTCAGCACGCTCGGTGTATCCGCGCAGCGGGGACGTCTCTTCACGGACGACGATGCCCAAATCGGTCGTGAGCAGGTAGCCGTGCTCAGTCATGGTTTGTGGCAGGATCAATTTGGCGGCGACCCGCAGGTCATCGGCCAGACCATCCGGTTGAACGGATTGGCCTTTGAGGTCATCGGCATCATGCCCGAACACTTCTCCTTTCCGCAACCGCACGTGAAACTCTGGGTGCCCTTTGCGTTCACGCCGGAGCAGATGAGCATGAACGAGCGCGGCAACGAATATTCGGAAATGATCGCGCGCCTCAAACCCGGCACCACCGCGGCCATGCTCACAGCGGAATGCGCGGCCATCATTGATCAAAACCTGCAGCAGGCAGAAGCGTTCCGCCCCTACGTCGAGGCGACGGGCTTTACCGGCATCGCGCGGCCCCTGCTCGATCAGAAAGTCGGCAACGTGCAATCGATGTTGTGGCTGCTTCAGGCCGGTGTGGTCGCGGCGTTGCTCATCGGCTGCGCCAACGTGGCCAATCTGCTCCTGGCGCGTGCCCTCGCCCGCCAACGGGAGCTGGCGATCCGCAGCGCGCTCGGCGCCAGCCGCTGGAGCATCGTGCGGCAACTGCTCACCGAAAGTGTGGTCCTCTTCGCTCTGGGCGGACTGCTGGGGTTACTCGTCGCCACCTGGGCACTCACCGGTATGAACGCGCTGGGGGTCGACGACCTGCCCCGTAGCGAAGCCATCGCGCTCGATATGCCGGTGTTCCTCTTCACCTTCGCCTGCGCGCTCGGCAGCGGACTGCTCTTCGGCCTCGTCCCGGCGCTGCAGGCCTCCCGCGCCAAAGCCAGCGAAGCCCTCAAAACGGCCGGCTCCCGCACCACCGCCGGCAAGCGCCAACGCTTCGTGCGCAATACCCTCGTGGTCGTCGAGTTTGCCCTCGCGCTCATGTTACTCTCCACGACCGTGCTGCTCATGCGCAGCCTGCATCACCTGCAGGCGCAGCCCGCCGGTTTTGATCCGGCCTATGTGCTCAGTGGTCGCTTCACCCTCCCTGAAGCGGCCTACGCGGAGGATGCGCAGCGCGTGGCTTTTGCCGACAACCTGCTTCGCGAGTTCGAAGCCGTGCCGGGGGTGACGGCGGCCGCCTTCACCAGCAACATCCCCTTCGGCTACAGCAACTCCCAAGGCACCTACCACATCGATGGGCGTGAGCTCCCCGAGGGCAGCCCGCCGCCGCATGGACAGTTGCGCAGCATCTCCCCCGACTATTTTGCCACCATGGGGGTGCCGCTGCTGCGTGGTCGACTCTTCACGAACGCCGACGGGCCCGACGCCGAAGCTGTCGTCATCATCGATCGTGTCTTGGCCGATCGCTACTGGCCCGGCGAAGATCCGATCGGCAAACGCATCTATCGCGGTGCCGTCAACCCCGACAACTTGCGCACCATCGTCGGTGTCGTGGCGGCCGTGAAGCATTCCGGCCTCGATGATGAGACCCGCAAGGAAACGATCTACTACCCGCTGGCGCAGCGCCCGGTCACCGGCCTGAACTTTGTCGTGCGCACCTCGGTGCCGCCGTCGACCTTGATCGCGCCGCTGCGCGAGGCCGTGCTCCGGGTCGATTCCGATCTGCCGATTTACGACGTGCAGACACTGGCCGATCGCGTGACCGGCTCACTCAGCACGCAGCGCACGCCCATGCTGCTTCTCGGCATCTTCAGCGGCATGGCGCTGCTACTGTCCGCGCTCGGCGTCTACGGCGTGCTGGCCTTCAACGTCAGTCAGCGCACGCAGGAAATCGGCATCCGCATGGCCCTGGGCGCGCTTTCCCGCGATGTGCTCAACCTCATCCTGCGCCAAGGCCTGCAACTCATCGCCGTCGGCCTTGCGTTGGGTTTGGCCGGATACTTCGCGGTGAGCCGCCTGCTTCGCAGCGTGGTCTATGAACTGTCGCCGCTCGATCCGCTTTCGCTCGTCTCCGGTGGCCTCACCCTCGCCCTCATCGCCCTGGCCGCCTGTTGGATCCCGGCGCGCCGCGCCGCCAAGGTCGACCCCATGGTCGCTCTGCGGGACGAATAACCCCACCCGCCACCGTCATGCTCACACCCCGCCCACTCCGGCTTCTCGCCCTCTTCGTCCCCGGCCTGTTTTTCACGTTCGCCAACGCCGCACCCGCCGACGACCTCGACGCCGTGGCCGATCGCTACCTTGCGGCCTATACCGGACAGCACCTCGACGAACTCGCGACTTACTACACGCCTGAGTCCGTTTTTGATGACCCCACCTCCGAGGGCTATTGGCGGCAACGCTTCCGCGTCACCGGCGGCGAGCAGATCGTCGGCGCGATGCGCAGTGGTTGGACGCTGCTGCACGGGTTTAATTTCGAAGTCGAAAAACGTATCACCTATCATGACCGAGTGGTGTTGATCGGCACGTCCCACCTCACCCTCGATGGCGCCATGTTCGGCGCCAAACCGGGCGTTGATTACACGGTCGCGCTGCAGGCGGTGACGATCCTGCGAATCGTCGACGGCAAAATTCTCGAGCACCTCGACCACTACGACTACGCCCCGCTCGGCGTCATTGCCCGCGAAGCCCGAAACTGAACAAAGCAATCAGCGCGCGGTCTCAAGCGGTCATGCCCCTGTTCCGCTTTCGCATTCTGGGCCTGCTTGTTGCCACACTGCTGCTGCCCTGTCTCGCCGTCGCCCAGAGCGACGTTATGCCTTACGCCGTCGAGCAACTGAAAACCAATGGTTCGCAGAGCTTCGCGAAGTTATTACCTCCCGATGATATCGAGGAAAGCCGCCGACTGGCTGCGGCCTTGGACAAACTTCGATTTCATGCCGGCAACCTGATGGATTGGGAAGTCATCGACTCCCGCCCATTGTCCACCCGCCTCACGCGACAGATCATGGTGCTGCACTACGAAGCGTTTCCCATCTTCCTGCGGATCGATGTTTACGACTCGGCCCATGATACGCTCTACCTGTCGCCCAAGTTGTCTCGGGAAATTGAGGACCTGCTGCCATTCGGCAGCGAGAACTTACCCGTTCGGCAGCTAAGCAACCGGTAACATTGCCACCAAGTCGGGAGCGCGCACCATCGCGAGCTCCATCATGCCGCTCACCCTCGATCTTTCCTCCCGCATCGCAGTAATCACCGGCGCCACTGGCCAACTCGGCCGTGTCATGGCGCTGACCTTGGCCAAGGCCGGCGCCGACGTCGCGTTGCACTATCACGGCAATGCGACCAAAGCGGCCGAGTTGCAGGCCGAGATCGAGGCCCTCGGCCGCCGTGCCTGCACCGTCCAGGCCGATGTGGCTGATTTGCCCGCGATGCTGAAAATGCGTGACCAAATTGAAGCAGCACTAGGCACGCCGGATATCGTGGTGGCTTGTGCGGTCGCCCAAGTGTGGCCGTGGTCGACGGTTTTGGAGGAAGATCTAGCCGACTACGAATCCCAGTTTCGCTCCTGTGTGCTGCATAATGTAAATCTCGCGAAAGCCTTCCTCCCGGCCATGCAGGCCCACGGCACTGGCGGCCGTTACATTGGCATCAACACCGAATGTGCCATGCAGGTCGCCGAGACTCAGTCGGCCTACACCAGTGGCAAACGGGGCATGGATGCGGTGTTGCGCGTGCTCGCCAAGGAAGTGGGTCCCGATCAGATCACGGTCAACCAAGTGGCCCCGGGATGGACGATCTCGGAACAGGATCGGATCAATGGCACGGAGGCCAACGAAGCTTATGCGGCCACCGTGCCGTTGCGTCGCCGCGGCACGGACCAAGAGGTCGCCAACGTGGTGGCGTTCCTCGCCAGTGACCTGGCCAGCTACATCACCGGCGCCTTCATTCCCGTCTGCGGCGGCCACGTCATGCCGACGATCTAGGAGCGCTTGCGTTTTTCGCTATCGCCGCATCCGCACGGCACACCACTGCTTGAAACGATTCCAGGTGGCCAGATGATCCGGGACCTCGGGGATGGCATCGCAATACGCCTCGCAGGCTTGACGATCATGCCAAGCGTCCGCCCCCGAGAACAACTGCGCGGGCTCTCGGGACGCCACCGCCTCTTGTAGGCAGGGTGGATCGGAGTCCATCGGTCGCGCATAGATGATGTTGTAGTTCACCCAACGCCTGAATTGGCGCTGGACCGGAAAACGCGCCCGCCGAAGGCGTTGGCTTAGCAGGCGCTCTGGATTGCGGCGGGCACGCAGATATTCCTTCACTAACCGTTCTCTCGACCCGAAATCCCACACTGCGGCAAAATCCTCCATCGGGCCCAGCCAGAGATGGTCGCAAATCCAATTCCGCGGCAGCACGGGGTTGTCGGCGACCAAGTTCACTGCGAAGGGCCATGCGGGCAAATCCCAGTCGTGGATCAGACAATCGGTGCGGATGCGCAGCACATGCGTGATGGGCGGTGACTGCTCCCGCGCTCGCTGGATGAGGTGCATGATCGCCAAAAACATGCCCATCGTATTGTGCGGCGGGCTGCCCGAATTGGAGCCGCCTTGAATCTCCGGGAAATCATCCCGTCCATGACCCGGTTCTTCGACCAAATAGCAGATCTCGCTTCGCGAGCGCAGCGTCTCCACCTCGAACGAATAATTACCACGAGCCTTCGCGCCGTGTTCCTCCCGCCAGAGATGCACCAGCACCTCATAGTCGACCGGCAGCTTTTCGCGCAGGCGGTCCAGCACCAACGGCGCGTAGCGCCGCGGTCCACTCATCAATACGGCCAGCCTTGGTGTCACGCTGCCCCTCCCCACGGATGCCGTAACGCCCGGCCCAGTGCGCGATTGAACGTGCGCTGACTCGGCACGGCCAGGGGCAGTAGTGCCGACATGAATACGCGCGCGGTGCAGGTGGCGGCGGCTGCGCCCATCACCCCGTAGCGGGGAATGGCCCAAGCATTCAGCGCGATATTGGTCAGAGCCCCCACTGCCGTCGTCCAGACTCCCAGTTTGGTGTCCTCGACCAGCGAGATATACTGACCACGCACCAGACCCACGAAAACGAATACTTGGGCAAAGAGTAGCAACGCCATCGGCCGCCCCGCCTCAGCGTAGTCCGCACCAAACAAAACACCGATCAACCACGGCCCAGCGAAAAACATAACCAAAGCCAACCCCGCCAAGCCCCACATTCCCGGACCTAGCAAGCGACTGGCGTGGTGAATAAAGGCGGTTTCACCCCGCCGAAAGACCTGCACCAAATCACTGCTCATCATGCGCACTGCAATGACCATGACCATGGGGACCAGATCCACCAGTTGCACCGCCACCGCGTAAACCCCCACCGCGCGCTCATCCGCCATCTTGCCGAGCATTACCATGTCCATGCGGGTCAGAATCAGCACGGAGATGCCCGTAACCGTAAGATTGACACCATCCCGTCGGATCGCTCGGCCGACCGCCGGCAGATTCGCGTCCGACGGGGAGGATCGGTTCTGCGAACGTTGATTGGCCCACAGCTGTCCCTTGGCCCCCCACCAATTGACCGCTCCCTTGACCAGGGTTTCAGCCGTAGGCACTGCCAGCAGCCACCCCACGGGCCCGCCGATGAGCACCACGCCGAGACGCGTAAGCAAATTGACCGCGGAACCCAGCAGGCCGCCCGCGACCAAGTTGCGGTTGTTCTTGGCGAAATACATCCACTCTTCCGCCGTGGCCAACCACGACAAAAGGAACATCCCAGCGAACAGCCAAACCTGCGCCATTGGCAGTGGATCGTCCGGCGACATGAGGCGGTAAACCCACGGAAAAGTAACGAAACAAACTGCTCCCCAGAACCAACGCCAATACATCGCAAGGCGGACCGCGTGAGCCTGCTGATCGGTGCCAAAATACCGCAGCATGACGTTGCCCAATCCAAAGGTGCTGATCGGCGCAAAGAACGCTCCCAACGCGAACACAAAACTCAAACGGCCAAACTCCTCTGCCCCGAACCAGCGGGCCACCACGACAAAGCCGATGAATGCCAAGCCTCGCGAAGAAACCCGCTCGAGCAGCACCGCGAGAATCTTGGCTCGATTGGACGACTCGGGGGCCGGCATCGTGGTCAGTAAGCGAAGAACTCGTTCTGCTGCGAATTAGGCAGCGGTAACTGCCCCTCGCCGATAAGGGTGCTGGCGTAGTCGATGAACGCGTCAGTGACATCAAAGGCTCCTTCGGCCACCCACTCCGGCTTCAAACGGCGATGCATGTTCGTCGGCAATTCCGCGAAAGGCAGACTGGTGAACCCAATCCCATTCAGCGCGGCCGGCATGCGACACACCGACGCGAAGAATGATCGCTCGCCGTCCGACAGGCTCTTGGCGGTGTGTAGACCGACGCCGTAGGCACTCTCCAAATCGATGGTTGAAACAAAACGGCTGTCGCTGCGCTGGTCAAAGCCAGGCAGAAAGACGCGGGCCCGCAACCCGGCTTCGAAACACGCCGCCATTAACAACTGGGCATTGGTCGTATCCGTCGATCCATACATGATCTGACCTGAGGCATCGTAACGCTTGGCAAAATCGGCCACATCGTAGCCTTC
This portion of the Actomonas aquatica genome encodes:
- a CDS encoding oligosaccharide flippase family protein, whose translation is MPAPESSNRAKILAVLLERVSSRGLAFIGFVVVARWFGAEEFGRLSFVFALGAFFAPISTFGLGNVMLRYFGTDQQAHAVRLAMYWRWFWGAVCFVTFPWVYRLMSPDDPLPMAQVWLFAGMFLLSWLATAEEWMYFAKNNRNLVAGGLLGSAVNLLTRLGVVLIGGPVGWLLAVPTAETLVKGAVNWWGAKGQLWANQRSQNRSSPSDANLPAVGRAIRRDGVNLTVTGISVLILTRMDMVMLGKMADERAVGVYAVAVQLVDLVPMVMVIAVRMMSSDLVQVFRRGETAFIHHASRLLGPGMWGLAGLALVMFFAGPWLIGVLFGADYAEAGRPMALLLFAQVFVFVGLVRGQYISLVEDTKLGVWTTAVGALTNIALNAWAIPRYGVMGAAAATCTARVFMSALLPLAVPSQRTFNRALGRALRHPWGGAA
- a CDS encoding ABC transporter permease, yielding MMHDLRLAFRALFKSPAFTFVAISTLALCIGANSAIFSVVNAVLLRPLPYADSDRLVQVYNSYPKSDLEYAGVSIPDYLDRRDRAPSIEDAAIYTWESFNLAGAEQPTRTLGLRASPSLFSTLGVSAQRGRLFTDDDAQIGREQVAVLSHGLWQDQFGGDPQVIGQTIRLNGLAFEVIGIMPEHFSFPQPHVKLWVPFAFTPEQMSMNERGNEYSEMIARLKPGTTAAMLTAECAAIIDQNLQQAEAFRPYVEATGFTGIARPLLDQKVGNVQSMLWLLQAGVVAALLIGCANVANLLLARALARQRELAIRSALGASRWSIVRQLLTESVVLFALGGLLGLLVATWALTGMNALGVDDLPRSEAIALDMPVFLFTFACALGSGLLFGLVPALQASRAKASEALKTAGSRTTAGKRQRFVRNTLVVVEFALALMLLSTTVLLMRSLHHLQAQPAGFDPAYVLSGRFTLPEAAYAEDAQRVAFADNLLREFEAVPGVTAAAFTSNIPFGYSNSQGTYHIDGRELPEGSPPPHGQLRSISPDYFATMGVPLLRGRLFTNADGPDAEAVVIIDRVLADRYWPGEDPIGKRIYRGAVNPDNLRTIVGVVAAVKHSGLDDETRKETIYYPLAQRPVTGLNFVVRTSVPPSTLIAPLREAVLRVDSDLPIYDVQTLADRVTGSLSTQRTPMLLLGIFSGMALLLSALGVYGVLAFNVSQRTQEIGIRMALGALSRDVLNLILRQGLQLIAVGLALGLAGYFAVSRLLRSVVYELSPLDPLSLVSGGLTLALIALAACWIPARRAAKVDPMVALRDE
- a CDS encoding SDR family NAD(P)-dependent oxidoreductase, with amino-acid sequence MPLTLDLSSRIAVITGATGQLGRVMALTLAKAGADVALHYHGNATKAAELQAEIEALGRRACTVQADVADLPAMLKMRDQIEAALGTPDIVVACAVAQVWPWSTVLEEDLADYESQFRSCVLHNVNLAKAFLPAMQAHGTGGRYIGINTECAMQVAETQSAYTSGKRGMDAVLRVLAKEVGPDQITVNQVAPGWTISEQDRINGTEANEAYAATVPLRRRGTDQEVANVVAFLASDLASYITGAFIPVCGGHVMPTI
- a CDS encoding nuclear transport factor 2 family protein yields the protein MLTPRPLRLLALFVPGLFFTFANAAPADDLDAVADRYLAAYTGQHLDELATYYTPESVFDDPTSEGYWRQRFRVTGGEQIVGAMRSGWTLLHGFNFEVEKRITYHDRVVLIGTSHLTLDGAMFGAKPGVDYTVALQAVTILRIVDGKILEHLDHYDYAPLGVIAREARN